A stretch of the Medicago truncatula cultivar Jemalong A17 chromosome 5, MtrunA17r5.0-ANR, whole genome shotgun sequence genome encodes the following:
- the LOC11406072 gene encoding zinc finger MYM-type protein 5 translates to MWFNFDIAELVKNSEEFQEKEKIAELIESQTGALEKFIVKETQIPIDVIPVDAIPVDNVDAMPIPIDDILVDVIPIDDNVVVDVDVENLNDNEDDNQNVDNVNDIHISVDIFDPRNWDSLESKMIELLATKGPIRDLSIVKGPRDKSSRRFTTNLYTITLSNGEKCDRDWLVYSKELDRLFCFFCKVFKRGIGRGQLANEGFSDWSHVFVRLKEHEASLEHIKSMTNWDGPGQ, encoded by the exons ATGTGGTTCAACTTCGACATTGCGGAATTGGTCAAGAACAGTGAAGAATTTCAg gaaaaagaaaaaattgctGAGTTAATTGAATCCCAAACAGGAGCTCTTGAAAAATTTATTGTAAAAGAAACACAAATTCCTATTGATGTTATTCCTGTTGATGCTATTCCCGTTGATAATGTTGATGCTATGCCTATTCCTATTGATGACATTCTTGTTGATGTTATTCCTATCGATGATAATGTTGTTgtggatgttgatgttgaaaatCTTAATGATAATGAAGATGATAATCAAAATGTTGATAATGTTAATGACATTCACATTAGTGTAGATATATTTGATCCAAGAAATTGGGATTCTCTCGAGTCTAAAATGATTGAGTTGTTAGCTACAAAAGGCCCTATAAGAGATTTAAGTATCGTGAAGGGTCCTAGAGATAAATCTTCTAGACGCTTTACAACTAATTTGTATACTATAACTTTATCAAATGGAGAGAAGTGTGATAGAGATTGGCTTGTTTATTCAAAAGAGCTTGAtagattattttgttttttttgtaaagTTTTTAAAAGAGGGATTGGTAGAGGTCAATTAGCAAATGAGGGTTTTAGTGATTGGTCACATGTTTTTGTTAGACTTAAAGAGCATGAGGCAAGCTTGGAACACATTAAGAGCATGACTAATTG GGACGGCCCTGGTCAATGA